The DNA window TGCGCAAGGGTAACCCGAAGGGCATCAAGGACTGGGACGATCTGGTGAAGCCGGGCATCGGCGTGATCACGCCCAATCCGAAGACCTCCGGCGGCGCCCGCTGGAACTACCTCGCCGCCTGGGCCTACGCGGCCGAGAAGACCGGCAACGACCCGGCCAAGGTCCGTGACTTCGTCTCCAAGCTCCTCAAGAACGTCCCCGTCCTCGACACCGGCGCCCGCGGCTCGACCACGACCTTCGCCCAGCGCAACCTCGGCGACGTCCTGATCACCTGGGAGAACGAGGCCTTCCTGGTCTTCGAGGAGTTCGGCGCCGACAAGTTCGAGATCGTCGTCCCCTCGCTCTCGATCCTCGCCGAGCCCCCCGTCGCCGTCGTCGACGCCAACGTCGACCGGAAGGGCACCCGCAAGCAGGCCGAGGCCTACCTGCAGTACCTCTATTCCGACGCCGGCCAGAAGCTCGCGGCCAAGCACCACTACCGCCCGTCGCGGCCCGAGGTCGTCCCGGCCGAGGCGCTCGCCAAGTTCCCGAAGCTGAAGCTCGTCACCATCGACAAGGACTTCGGCGGCTGGGCCAAGGCGCAGCCCGAGCACTTCGGCGACGGCGGCACCTTCGACCAGATCTACCGGCCCTCGAACTGACGGGGCGCCCATGACCGCCGCCCTCGCCATAGCGGCCCCGCGCCGCCGGGACCGGCCCGGGATCCTCCCGGGCTTCGGCCTGTCCCTCGGCTACACGCTCGTTTATCTGAGCCTGGTCGTGCTGATCCCGCTCGGCGCGCTGGCCGCCCGCGCCGCCGGGCTCGGCCTCGACGGCCTCTGGGCCATCGCCACCGACCCCCGGGTCGTCGCCGCGCTCCGGATCTCCTTCGGCATCGCCTTCGCGGCGGCGCTCCTCAACGCCGTCTTCGGCGTTCTCGTCGCCTGGGTTCTGGTCCGCTACCAGTTCCCGGGCCGGGCCCTGGTCGACGCCGCCGTCGACCTGCCCTTCGCGCTGCCGACGGCGGTCGCCGGCATCGCGCTCGCCGCCCTCTACGCGGGCAACGGCTGGGTCGGCTCCCTTCTCGAGCCGCTCGGCCTGAAGATCGCCTACACGCCCCTCGGCATCCTGGTGGCGCTGACCTTCATCGGCCTGCCCTTCGTGGTCCGCACCGTCCAGCCCCTCATGCAGGAGCTCGACCGGGAGATCGAGGAGGCCTCCGCCACCCTCGGCGCCTCCCGCTTCGTGACGGTGACGCGCGTCCTCCTGCCGCCGCTGCTGCCGGCCGTCCTGACCGGCTTCACCCTCGCCTTCGCGCGCGGCGTGGGGGAATACGGCTCGGTCATCTTCATCGCCGGCAACATGCCCTATGTGTCGGAGATCGCCCCGCTTCTGATCGTCATCAAGCTCGAGGAGTTCGACTACCGCGGCGCCACCGGCATCGCGCTCATCATGCTCCTCGTGAGCTTCTTCATGCTGCTCGTCATCAACCTGATTCAGGCCTGGAGCCGGAGGCGCTACGGCGATGTCTGATATCGCGTTTTCCCGCTCCGCCGCCGCCACCGCGACCGCCACCGGCGAGGGCTTCGCGGCCCGCGCCGTGCTGATCGCCGTCGCGCTCGGCTTCCTGGCCCTCTTCCTGGTCCTGCCGCTCGTCGCGGTCTTCGTGGAGGCGTTCCGCAACGGCACCGCCGCCTACCTGGAGGCCTTCCGGGAGCCCGACGCGCAGGCGGCGATCCGCCTGACCCTGATCGTCGCCGCCATCGCGGTGCCGGCCAACCTCGTCTTCGGCATCGCCGCCGCCTGGGCGATCACCAAGTTCCGCTTCCCCGGCAAGAGCCTGCTGATCACCCTGATCGACCTGCCCTTCTCGGTCTCGCCGGTCGTCTCGGGCCTCGTCTACGTGCTCCTCTTCGGCGCCCAGGGCTACCTCGGCCCCTTCCTGAAGAGCCAGGGGATCCAGATCATCTTCGCGGTTCCGGGCCTGGTGCTCGCGACGATCTTTGTCACCTTCCCGTTCGTGGCCCGCGAGCTGATCCCGCTGATGCAGGAGCAGGGCACCGCCGACGAGGAGGCCGCCATGACGCTCGGCGCCTCCGGGTTGACGACCTTCGTCCGCGTGACGCTGCCCAACATCAAGTGGGGCCTGCTCTACGGCGTGCTCCTCTGCAACGCCCGCGCCATGGGCGAATTCGGCGCGGTCTCGGTCGTCTCCGGCCACGTCCGGGGACTGACCAACACGATGCCGCTACACGTGGAGATCCTCTACAACGAGTACCAGTTCGTGGCCGCCTTCGCGATGGCGTCGCTGCTGGCCGCCCTCGCCCTCGTCACCCTCGTCCTGAAGACCTTCCTGGAATGGCGCTACGGCGGTCACCTCGCCGGCGGCACCAGGGGACATTGAGAGGCACGACCATGGAAATCCGGATCCGCGACCTCGCCAAGGACTTCGGCACCTTCCCGGCGCTTCACGGCGTCGACCTCGACATCCGCGCCGGCGAACTGCTCGCGCTGCTCGGCCCCTCGGGCTCCGGCAAGACGACGCTCCTGCGCTCGATCGCCGGCCTGGAGCAGCCGAGCCGCGGCCAGATCTTCTTCGGCGACGAGGAGGCCTCCGCGACACCCGTGCGCGAGCGCGGCGTCGGCTTCGTGTTCCAGCACTACGCCCTCTTCAAGCACATGACGGTCGCCGAAAACATCGGCTTCGGCCTCTCCGTCCGCCCGCGCGCGGCTCGCCCGTCCAAGGCCGAGATCCGCCAG is part of the Prosthecomicrobium sp. N25 genome and encodes:
- a CDS encoding sulfate ABC transporter substrate-binding protein, with the translated sequence MSLVSTASIRFAADRTPARRPAWRKALDAALVALAFGTVAGLAFQAKAQTTLLNVSYDPTREFYKEANAAFAAEWKAKTGEVVTIRASHGGSGKQARSVIDGLDADVVTLALSADIDAIAREAKLLPPDWQKRLPNNSSPYTSTIVFIVRKGNPKGIKDWDDLVKPGIGVITPNPKTSGGARWNYLAAWAYAAEKTGNDPAKVRDFVSKLLKNVPVLDTGARGSTTTFAQRNLGDVLITWENEAFLVFEEFGADKFEIVVPSLSILAEPPVAVVDANVDRKGTRKQAEAYLQYLYSDAGQKLAAKHHYRPSRPEVVPAEALAKFPKLKLVTIDKDFGGWAKAQPEHFGDGGTFDQIYRPSN
- the cysT gene encoding sulfate ABC transporter permease subunit CysT — its product is MTAALAIAAPRRRDRPGILPGFGLSLGYTLVYLSLVVLIPLGALAARAAGLGLDGLWAIATDPRVVAALRISFGIAFAAALLNAVFGVLVAWVLVRYQFPGRALVDAAVDLPFALPTAVAGIALAALYAGNGWVGSLLEPLGLKIAYTPLGILVALTFIGLPFVVRTVQPLMQELDREIEEASATLGASRFVTVTRVLLPPLLPAVLTGFTLAFARGVGEYGSVIFIAGNMPYVSEIAPLLIVIKLEEFDYRGATGIALIMLLVSFFMLLVINLIQAWSRRRYGDV
- the cysW gene encoding sulfate ABC transporter permease subunit CysW, which translates into the protein MSDIAFSRSAAATATATGEGFAARAVLIAVALGFLALFLVLPLVAVFVEAFRNGTAAYLEAFREPDAQAAIRLTLIVAAIAVPANLVFGIAAAWAITKFRFPGKSLLITLIDLPFSVSPVVSGLVYVLLFGAQGYLGPFLKSQGIQIIFAVPGLVLATIFVTFPFVARELIPLMQEQGTADEEAAMTLGASGLTTFVRVTLPNIKWGLLYGVLLCNARAMGEFGAVSVVSGHVRGLTNTMPLHVEILYNEYQFVAAFAMASLLAALALVTLVLKTFLEWRYGGHLAGGTRGH